The stretch of DNA ATCTTGGGATTGGAAGTTTCCAATCATAGAAAATACCATTGAGTGGTTTGCCAAGTACAGAAAAGTGATGGCTTGGATTTTATTACCTATGAGTATCATTTTAGGTATTTATACAGGAATTTTATTGTCTGCCTTTAATGCTCGTCCACTATGGAACAATTCCATCTTAGGACCTCTATTTTTAGTCTCTGGATTATCCACTGCTGCGGCATTGATTATCTGGACCTCTAAAGATCATGCAGAAAGACTCCTCTTCAGTAAAATCGATTTGGTTTTAATTGGAATTGAGCTTTTCATTATTGTTCATATGATGATGGGATTTATGGCCGGACCGAGTGTACAACTGGAAGCTGCTGCTTTATTGTTTGGTGGTGCATATACTGTTGTTTTTTGGGTGTTTGTAGTTATCCTAGGATTATTATTCCCCGCAGCTTTAGAAATTGCCGAATTGATGGGTAATAAAATACCTGTAGCCGTTCCTGCAATCATGGTGTTGATGGGAGGCTTGATATTTAGATTTGTGATGGTGGAAGCCGGACAGATAACCAGATATCTCTATTAATACTCATTTAAAATTTGTAATTATGAATTTCTTATTAGAAGATAGAAAAACACGGATTTATTGGAATCCATATTTTGGTGGTTTCTTGTTGGGCCTCATCGTTATATTTTCATTTTATGTAAGTGGACGAGGAATAGGAGCCAGCGGAGGAGTAAAAAGCGCTGTAGTGGCAACAGTGAATGCTGTAGCTCCTTCACATGCTGAGAATTCTGCCTATTTCAGTAAATTTTTAAAAGGAGATAAAAGCCCTTTAAATACTTGGTTGGTATTTCAAATGTTGGGTGTTATTGCTGGAGCTTTTTTCTCTGGTGCCGTTAATAACCGACTAAAGATTAGAATCCAACATTCACCTAAGATTACAGCCAAAACTAGGCTCTGGTTTGTGTTATTGGGAGGTTTCCTTTTTGGAGGAGGTTCTCAATTAGCAAGAGGCTGTACCAGCGGAGGTGCTTTGAGTGGCTTTGCGGCTAACTCTTTAGGTGGACTTATTATTATGATAAGCATATTTGGCTCCGGCTATTTGTTTGCTTATTTCTTTAGAAAATTATGGATTTAATCATCAAAAAAGAAAAATTATGGGACCTTTAATTCCGAATGAAATAATATCGCCCGAATGGAATCATGTTTTTGCTGTGCTTATAGGTATTGCCTTTGGTATAGTGATGGAATCTAGTGGGTTTTCTTCCTCCCGAAAAATCATGGGCTCTTTTTATGGTTATGATTTTACCATGATTAGAGTATTTATGACCGCAGCCATCACTTCATTGATAGGAGTATTATATATGGATTATTTTGGCTGGATTGATAGAACTGAGTTATTTGTTGTGCCAACCTATTTGGGTGCTACCATTACTGGTGGGGCATTGATGGGCTTGGGATTTCTTGCTGCAGGCTTTTGTCCAGGAACAAGTTTCTTGGCCGCAGCCATTGGTAAGGTTGATGGTATGGTATTTATTGGTGGTGCCTTTTTAGGCATCCTGTTTTTTGGTGAGATTTTTCCTCTCATCAGTGATTTCTATTATGCCAATTACTTAGGACATATCACAGTAGAAGAAAGCTTAGGGATAGCACCAGATTGGTTTGCTTTGATTTTTGCGGTCATTGCTGTTGTTGTTTTCTATGTGCTCAGTATCATCAGAAAAAGCGTTGAAAAAGTTAAATACTAAAAAGAAAAGCGATGTCAAAAAGATATATATTCATATCAGTCGTATTTATAGCAA from Lentimicrobium sp. L6 encodes:
- a CDS encoding YeeE/YedE thiosulfate transporter family protein; this translates as MNFLLEDRKTRIYWNPYFGGFLLGLIVIFSFYVSGRGIGASGGVKSAVVATVNAVAPSHAENSAYFSKFLKGDKSPLNTWLVFQMLGVIAGAFFSGAVNNRLKIRIQHSPKITAKTRLWFVLLGGFLFGGGSQLARGCTSGGALSGFAANSLGGLIIMISIFGSGYLFAYFFRKLWI
- the nrfD gene encoding NrfD/PsrC family molybdoenzyme membrane anchor subunit translates to MREELFVSGRNLPNIDPHLHAWHWPIPVYLFLGGLAAGLLFFASYYTILGKEKTMPTVVKWAPFIVPIALVVGLMALFYDLTNKLYFWRLYTTLRLESPMSWGAWVLMLVTPLSMVWVATYIKELIPSWDWKFPIIENTIEWFAKYRKVMAWILLPMSIILGIYTGILLSAFNARPLWNNSILGPLFLVSGLSTAAALIIWTSKDHAERLLFSKIDLVLIGIELFIIVHMMMGFMAGPSVQLEAAALLFGGAYTVVFWVFVVILGLLFPAALEIAELMGNKIPVAVPAIMVLMGGLIFRFVMVEAGQITRYLY
- a CDS encoding YeeE/YedE thiosulfate transporter family protein, with translation MGPLIPNEIISPEWNHVFAVLIGIAFGIVMESSGFSSSRKIMGSFYGYDFTMIRVFMTAAITSLIGVLYMDYFGWIDRTELFVVPTYLGATITGGALMGLGFLAAGFCPGTSFLAAAIGKVDGMVFIGGAFLGILFFGEIFPLISDFYYANYLGHITVEESLGIAPDWFALIFAVIAVVVFYVLSIIRKSVEKVKY